The following proteins are encoded in a genomic region of Populus nigra chromosome 16, ddPopNigr1.1, whole genome shotgun sequence:
- the LOC133675584 gene encoding adenine/guanine permease AZG2 — MGEGLCPRLPCSWKNMEKGLNDAVSKTKVGKYFKLDARKSTFTKELRAGTATFLTMAYIITVNATILADSGGTCSVADCSAPVNQTAGPDCMLKPNEGYQSCLDKTKSDLIVATVLSAMIGSFAMGILANLPFGLAPGMGPNAFVAYNMVGFHGSGPISYKTAMAIVLVEGCAFFIVSALGLREKFARIIPKPIRLACAAGIGLFIAFVGLQIHQGVGLVGPDQSTLVTVTACSSTNPVTGECISGKMRSPTFWLGSVGLLITCYGLMKEIKGSMIYGILFVTLTSWIRGTAVTYFPQTLLGDNNYKYFKKVVDFHKIQSTAGAISFTSFNTSGAWLAFLTLFYVDMLGTTGILYTMAEIGGFVNEKGSFEGQYMAFLVDAGSTIVGSTLGVTTTATYVESSAGIREGGRTGLTAVTVGFYFLVSLCFTPLLTSVPPWAIGPSLVMVGVMMMKVVKDIDWENIKEAVPAFITMLLMPLTYSIANGIVGGIGMYIALSLYDYIVGLMAWLIKMRGMVVKERNQVSATAGADLEIEVI; from the coding sequence atgGGAGAGGGGCTATGTCCACGACTGCCATGTTCATGGAAAAATATGGAGAAAGGTCTGAATGATGCAGTCTCAAAGACAAAGGTTGGCAAATACTTCAAGCTAGATGCAAGAAAGAGCACTTTCACTAAAGAACTACGTGCTGGCACTGCCACTTTCCTCACCATGGCTTATATCATCACTGTTAACGCTACCATTCTTGCCGACTCCGGTGGTACCTGCTCCGTTGCTGACTGCTCTGCTCCGGTGAACCAAACGGCTGGTCCAGACTGCATGCTTAAACCCAATGAAGGGTATCAAAGCTGTCTTGATAAAACCAAGAGTGACCTTATTGTAGCTACTGTTTTATCAGCCATGATAGGGTCATTTGCCATGGGAATTTTAGCAAATTTGCCTTTCGGCTTGGCCCCGGGTATGGGTCCTAATGCTTTTGTGGCTTATAATATGGTAGGGTTTCACGGTTCCGGGCCTATTTCATACAAGACTGCAATGGCAATTGTCCTGGTTGAGGGTTGTGCCTTCTTCATAGTTTCTGCTCTTGGGCTTAGAGAAAAGTTCGCTAGGATCATACCAAAACCGATCCGGCTCGCCTGCGCAGCTGGTATCGGGCTTTTCATAGCTTTCGTCGGCTTGCAAATCCATCAAGGCGTGGGCCTTGTCGGGCCTGATCAGTCCACGTTGGTGACGGTGACAGCATGTTCGAGCACAAATCCGGTGACTGGGGAATGCATTTCCGGCAAAATGCGGAGCCCAACATTTTGGCTTGGTTCAGTTGGGTTATTAATTACATGTTATGGGTTAATGAAGGAAATCAAAGGCAGCATGATTTATGGCATTCTTTTTGTCACATTAACATCATGGATTAGAGGAACTGCTGTGACATACTTTCCACAAACCCTACTTGGTGACAACAATTACAAGTACTTCAAGAAAGTGGTGGATTTTCACAAAATCCAATCCACAGCTGGGGCTATAAGTTTCACTAGTTTCAACACAAGTGGTGCCTGGTTGGCTTTTCTAACCTTATTCTATGTAGACATGCTAGGCACCACTGGCATATTGTACACAATGGCTGAGATTGGAGGGTTTGTGAACGAAAAGGGAAGTTTTGAAGGGCAGTACATGGCATTCCTTGTAGATGCAGGGTCTACAATTGTGGGATCTACACTGGGAGTCACAACAACTGCAACATATGTCGAGTCATCTGCCGGGATCAGAGAAGGGGGTAGAACAGGACTAACTGCCGTGACTGTtggcttttattttcttgtatcaCTGTGTTTTACTCCTCTGTTAACTAGCGTACCTCCTTGGGCTATCGGACCATCACTGGTGATGGTCGGAGTTATGATGATGAAGGTGGTGAAGGATATCGACTGGGAGAACATTAAGGAAGCAGTGCCTGCTTTTATTACCATGCTTCTGATGCCACTAACTTACTCTATAGCAAATGGGATTGTTGGTGGCATTGGGATGTACATTGCTCTTAGCTTGTATGATTATATTGTGGGGTTGATGGCGTGGTTGATCAAGATGAGGGGAATGGTAGTGAAAGAGCGAAATCAAGTGTCTGCCACAGCTGGTGCAGAtcttgaaattgaggttatttAA